The Kordia sp. SMS9 genome window below encodes:
- a CDS encoding LytTR family DNA-binding domain-containing protein, whose amino-acid sequence MTLTKITYYFQQKHQLIDNQKYYFKLSLIIGIVLTVFVYIFDPYDNHLAVPKFEIPIKIIQIGYGIITALVIYSLYWLLFRKLKFAKGKRAWRTYHHWLLLVAILSIAGFIGTVYHRFMMDVGEVDTQYYLFVTIPRSVSIAIPLFIITLLLDQLYTSQQRLKVAANLPVTQVATSIDSNKKIILKSPVVNQCIEVVPSQIEYIKASGNYVEIYTTEAKKVQLLRASLRFIAECLQSYPSLVQCHRQYYVNIQKIKSHKGNSQRILLNLETATNEIPVSKSYVKKILLYIQKEDN is encoded by the coding sequence GTGACATTAACCAAAATAACCTACTATTTTCAGCAAAAACATCAACTCATAGACAATCAAAAGTACTATTTCAAACTTTCGTTGATCATTGGAATCGTACTCACTGTTTTTGTTTACATTTTTGATCCGTACGACAATCATTTAGCAGTGCCTAAATTTGAAATTCCGATCAAAATCATTCAAATAGGCTACGGCATTATTACAGCTTTGGTCATCTATTCCTTATACTGGTTGTTGTTTCGAAAACTAAAATTTGCCAAAGGAAAACGAGCATGGAGAACCTATCATCATTGGTTATTGTTGGTTGCCATTCTAAGTATTGCAGGTTTTATTGGAACCGTATATCATAGATTTATGATGGATGTTGGAGAAGTAGATACACAATATTACCTGTTTGTCACCATTCCTAGATCTGTTAGTATTGCCATTCCGCTATTTATCATTACGCTACTACTAGATCAGTTGTATACATCTCAACAAAGATTAAAAGTTGCTGCAAATTTGCCAGTAACACAAGTTGCAACTTCCATCGATTCTAACAAAAAAATAATTCTAAAATCACCTGTAGTCAATCAATGTATTGAAGTCGTTCCATCACAAATTGAATACATAAAAGCTTCTGGAAATTACGTCGAAATCTACACTACAGAAGCTAAAAAAGTACAACTATTACGCGCTTCACTGCGTTTTATTGCCGAATGTTTACAATCGTATCCTTCTCTCGTACAATGTCATCGCCAATACTATGTAAACATCCAAAAAATAAAATCACACAAAGGAAATTCACAACGAATCTTACTCAACCTAGAAACAGCAACGAATGAAATCCCTGTGAGTAAAAGCTACGTAAAAAAAATCCTTTTATACATACAAAAAGAAGATAATTAG
- a CDS encoding AraC family transcriptional regulator, producing the protein MSEIESKDYKEIYQLFAEANTETQKVFFAKRFLEKAKKDIQVADQKTKLVVGYRMLSIAYTNEYVLAYSDSIIRLTSSAPNKYYPAIAYEKKGDFFYQKRGYQRALDNYLQFFEYAEKFDQKDMISRAKYNLGIVQRRTGNIEEAIKLYRENFVYSQENKNEINAIAYLNSISALSNIYNDIKNVDSASYYNQFGHKEATRLQKESYKNHFAFNEGITNYHKKMYQVALDSILKHTHYFETVNDDDKLIFCYYYTGEVFREIDQEEKAIQYYKKVDSIFQKTQSIFPITRKAYVQLDAYYDEKKDLKNQLTYKNQLLKVDSILRAQESYLNKAIFKDYDIPKLQAEKENLQSQKQKQKAQYNVAIIVLFVILVFVLIGFTIQYRKRKTYQQRFQEVINSPKPSKSTQKRDIGAQKIAIPNEIIEDILQNLEDFENKLEFISNTITLNNLAKKINTNPNYLSKVVNHYKKCSFSNYINNLRIEYAIEQLKTNQIFLKYTVKAIAAEVGFNNVQSFSKAFFNAKGINPSYFIRQLKKAKNE; encoded by the coding sequence TTGAGTGAAATAGAAAGTAAAGACTACAAAGAAATTTATCAGCTTTTTGCAGAAGCCAATACTGAAACTCAAAAGGTGTTTTTTGCAAAGCGATTTCTAGAAAAAGCAAAGAAAGATATCCAAGTAGCCGATCAAAAAACCAAATTAGTCGTTGGCTATCGCATGCTTTCTATTGCGTATACCAATGAATATGTACTTGCGTATAGTGATAGTATTATCAGGTTAACATCGAGTGCGCCTAACAAATACTATCCAGCGATTGCGTATGAAAAAAAGGGAGACTTCTTCTACCAAAAACGAGGGTATCAACGTGCGTTAGACAATTATTTGCAATTTTTTGAATATGCGGAAAAATTTGATCAAAAAGACATGATTTCGCGAGCAAAATACAATCTAGGCATTGTACAACGACGAACAGGAAACATAGAAGAAGCCATAAAGTTGTACCGCGAGAACTTTGTGTACAGTCAAGAAAATAAAAATGAAATCAATGCGATAGCCTATTTAAACTCAATTTCCGCATTGTCAAACATTTACAATGACATAAAAAATGTAGATTCAGCTTCTTACTACAACCAATTTGGACACAAAGAAGCAACACGCCTACAAAAAGAATCATATAAAAATCACTTTGCATTCAATGAAGGCATTACCAATTACCATAAAAAAATGTATCAAGTTGCTTTGGATAGTATTTTAAAACACACACACTATTTTGAAACTGTGAACGATGATGACAAGCTCATATTTTGCTATTATTACACTGGAGAAGTTTTTAGAGAAATAGATCAAGAAGAAAAAGCAATTCAGTATTACAAAAAAGTAGATTCTATCTTTCAAAAAACACAATCTATCTTTCCAATCACCAGAAAAGCTTATGTACAATTAGATGCGTATTATGACGAAAAAAAGGATTTAAAGAACCAACTAACCTATAAAAATCAGTTGCTCAAAGTGGATAGTATTTTAAGAGCACAAGAATCTTATCTCAACAAGGCAATTTTTAAAGATTATGACATTCCAAAATTACAAGCAGAAAAAGAAAACTTGCAATCACAAAAACAAAAGCAAAAAGCACAATACAATGTAGCAATCATTGTCTTATTTGTCATATTGGTATTTGTGCTTATCGGATTTACAATTCAATACCGAAAACGTAAAACATACCAACAACGTTTTCAAGAAGTGATCAATTCGCCAAAACCATCAAAAAGCACTCAAAAACGTGATATTGGAGCACAAAAAATTGCCATTCCTAATGAAATAATAGAAGATATTTTGCAAAACTTAGAAGATTTTGAAAACAAATTAGAATTCATCTCCAATACCATCACACTGAATAATTTGGCAAAAAAAATCAATACCAATCCAAATTACCTATCAAAAGTTGTCAACCATTACAAAAAATGCTCTTTTTCAAACTACATCAATAATTTACGTATTGAATATGCTATAGAGCAACTCAAAACCAATCAAATCTTCCTCAAATACACGGTAAAAGCCATAGCGGCAGAAGTCGGATTCAACAATGTGCAATCGTTTTCCAAAGCCTTTTTCAATGCCAAAGGAATCAATCCTTCGTATTTTATAAGACAGCTCAAAAAGGCAAAAAACGAGTAA
- a CDS encoding LytTR family DNA-binding domain-containing protein: protein MEKLSIFILEDHLDEIEILKVILSEEYIISGIATNYKEAVEKFDKKTPDIAILDIFLNGEREGIRFAEYIQATHPIPILFLTNSKDRISFTEAKKHSPYNYLLKPVDPHSLKFAIELAFEKYADEVGQLSTKDENALQIDNILLIKKGNELVKVAVDDIFYIESDDKYCYIHTEDARFLVQKSLKGFAATLPENFVQLHRKYIVNTSQIKSVTPADYTLTLKNGATLPVSQRQRKLLLEIFTIIK from the coding sequence ATGGAAAAACTAAGTATATTTATTCTGGAAGATCATTTAGATGAAATAGAAATTTTAAAAGTCATACTTTCTGAAGAATACATTATCAGCGGAATTGCCACAAACTACAAAGAAGCAGTGGAAAAGTTTGATAAAAAAACACCCGATATCGCCATACTCGACATTTTTCTCAATGGTGAGCGCGAGGGAATTCGTTTTGCAGAATACATTCAAGCAACACATCCGATTCCGATCTTATTTTTGACAAATTCTAAAGACAGAATTTCTTTTACAGAAGCCAAAAAACACAGTCCGTATAACTATTTGCTTAAACCTGTGGATCCACACTCACTAAAGTTTGCTATCGAATTGGCTTTTGAAAAATATGCCGATGAAGTAGGACAACTATCTACGAAAGACGAAAACGCTTTGCAAATAGACAACATACTACTCATAAAAAAGGGAAATGAGCTGGTTAAAGTTGCCGTAGATGATATTTTTTACATAGAATCCGATGACAAATATTGCTACATTCACACAGAAGACGCACGTTTCTTAGTGCAAAAATCACTCAAAGGTTTTGCTGCAACCTTGCCTGAAAACTTTGTGCAATTACACCGAAAATATATCGTAAATACGAGTCAAATCAAATCAGTAACACCTGCAGATTATACGCTTACGCTCAAAAATGGAGCAACATTACCTGTAAGTCAGCGTCAACGAAAACTATTGCTAGAAATTTTTACGATTATAAAATAA
- a CDS encoding tetratricopeptide repeat-containing sensor histidine kinase, with protein MKRLKVFFFGIVFLTCAIIHGQNTYTNNWFENQCNFCKSKAANSEKIFLENETSWHLAHVSLTENNLQLAKLYILKDNVTNDTIKQLFQNHLLLKLEVEAEAKRYFLTIQNTLNTDIQQFVYKNLGSIYLKNNQHDSANFYFKKSLAVPIQQSNLFKNEIIENQAYIHLSNNKFDEAYKAYQKILKSYKNKRDNFQIAKTYSNLGNLYFEQYKDELAEHYFDSAYTYSKSIKDLELKSTITYNKYLISEVLKKHEEAINYLKEHSVINDSLQKQNAIWEVAQEKEAFNIAQKQAELDLKTAERNTFIAISAGILLLFVIGFVFYRKLIAQNKKIKKLNRELNETNTVKNQLFTIIAHDLRSPVARLKQLFQIRAMKKDSEAISSDKNVSKIIDSLSLLLDNLLNWSLSQSDLLSVQKEWFPLWQIIRQIELQYQSLIEEKGIQFSTDIKKSILVYGDMEIFKIIIRNCLDNAIKFTPEGGKIIISGEIEDESFTVFITDSGIGIPEKVLKSIFEIKSKKVQKDTSGRKSSGLGLMLTKSMIQLNGGNIKIKQNPTGGTIVNISLPYKNVA; from the coding sequence ATGAAACGCTTAAAAGTTTTTTTTTTCGGTATAGTATTTTTAACGTGCGCAATAATTCATGGACAAAATACATATACAAACAACTGGTTTGAAAATCAGTGTAACTTCTGTAAAAGTAAAGCAGCCAACTCTGAAAAGATATTTTTAGAAAATGAAACTTCATGGCATCTCGCGCATGTAAGTCTTACCGAAAATAATTTACAACTTGCCAAACTTTATATCCTAAAGGATAACGTAACAAATGATACTATAAAACAATTGTTCCAAAATCATTTGTTGTTAAAACTAGAAGTGGAAGCGGAGGCAAAAAGGTACTTCTTAACCATTCAGAATACATTGAATACAGACATTCAGCAATTTGTGTATAAAAACCTCGGAAGCATCTACCTAAAAAATAATCAACACGATTCTGCCAACTTCTATTTTAAAAAATCTTTAGCAGTTCCGATACAGCAATCAAATCTTTTTAAAAATGAAATTATTGAAAATCAAGCTTATATTCATCTTTCCAATAACAAATTTGATGAAGCATACAAAGCATATCAAAAAATCTTAAAAAGTTATAAAAACAAGCGTGATAATTTTCAAATAGCAAAAACGTATTCCAATCTTGGTAATCTATATTTCGAACAATACAAAGACGAACTTGCGGAACATTATTTTGATTCTGCATATACATATTCTAAATCAATCAAAGATTTAGAATTAAAAAGCACCATAACATATAATAAATATCTGATTTCAGAAGTATTAAAAAAACACGAAGAAGCTATAAACTACCTAAAAGAGCATTCCGTTATCAACGATTCACTTCAAAAACAAAATGCAATTTGGGAAGTAGCACAAGAAAAAGAAGCCTTTAATATTGCACAAAAACAAGCCGAGTTAGACCTTAAAACGGCAGAACGAAACACCTTTATTGCAATTTCAGCGGGAATTTTACTGTTATTCGTAATCGGATTTGTTTTTTACAGAAAACTCATCGCACAAAACAAAAAAATAAAAAAACTAAACCGTGAACTGAATGAAACGAATACAGTTAAAAACCAGTTGTTTACGATTATCGCGCACGATTTGCGAAGTCCAGTCGCACGCTTAAAACAATTATTTCAAATACGCGCGATGAAAAAAGATTCTGAAGCGATTTCATCCGACAAAAATGTCTCAAAAATTATTGATTCTTTAAGTTTGCTGTTAGATAATTTATTGAATTGGTCGCTGAGCCAATCAGACTTACTTTCGGTTCAAAAAGAATGGTTTCCGTTGTGGCAAATTATTCGTCAGATAGAACTACAATACCAATCATTAATTGAAGAAAAAGGCATTCAATTCAGCACAGACATTAAAAAATCAATTTTAGTCTATGGCGATATGGAAATCTTTAAAATTATCATTCGAAATTGTTTAGACAATGCCATAAAATTCACGCCAGAAGGTGGCAAAATCATCATTTCGGGCGAAATAGAAGACGAATCGTTCACTGTATTCATTACTGATTCAGGCATAGGAATTCCTGAAAAAGTACTCAAAAGTATCTTCGAAATCAAATCAAAAAAAGTACAAAAAGACACTTCTGGGCGAAAAAGTTCTGGCTTAGGACTCATGCTTACCAAGTCGATGATTCAGCTCAATGGCGGAAACATCAAAATCAAACAAAATCCAACAGGCGGAACCATTGTAAACATTTCGCTGCCTTATAAAAACGTTGCCTAA